The Rissa tridactyla isolate bRisTri1 chromosome 1, bRisTri1.patW.cur.20221130, whole genome shotgun sequence DNA segment TGTGAAACGCTGATGAGCACCATGTTCTCCCCTCGCCAAGCTGGCACCCTTGTTTTGCTGAGCCATGTCAGGAGATGGTGCTTTTAGGTGTCAGCAGTGCAAAAGGACCATTTTGGTCTCATCCATACCCAAAAAACATTCCCCAAATTTACTTTTAAGAAGTTACACTAAACCAATTTTAAAGCCAGTTTAAGACCGTAGGTTGTGTCAGGCTTACTAGACTTAATGGACACGCTTCAAATCTGATGAAGAAAGTCTGGAAGCCAATTTGTGAAGGACAACTGTAACCCCCTGGAGCAAGGGGGCTGGAGCAAGGCTGACATTAGGAGTTGAACCAGTCCCAAACCAGCATTAGCTGAACTACTCATTAAGCCAGCTGCATTTTTTGGAGAGGAGAAATTTCCTCACTGTAGCTTAGACTGCAGCGAAAAGCTTTAAACTGAGAAGTAGTGTAGTGGTGGGCTGGACAAAAGGACTTGAAAACTCAACATCAGCCAGTCACAGGAAATTAGCTAACGGATTGTAACAGGCTACACCCCAAACGGCACCAGCCTGCAGCCTCTGCAACAGATGTGGAAGGCTGAGGCCATCCATGCCTTGTTTTTTTCAAGGGTGGGAAGTAAAGCACCACTGTTTTAAGTGAAAGCCTAGATCTACAGAGCTGTCTGCGTGAACGAGGACCCCACTGAGATCCTACCTGCCTAACATCCCTTTGATCATCATAGCTGTACCCAGTGAAGCACAGGAATCCGCGACTGCCCTTCCCTGCAGTCTTCCCTGCTCCCTTGGATGAAGCTGCCTCTCGTCTCTCACGCGCTGGGATGTGGGACAGCGCGGTGAGGTGGGGCAATGGGAAGGATCAGCGACTGCAAGAGAAGGCAAGCAGGAACACAGTCCCTCAAGGAGCCAGGTCAGGGAAAGGAGTACGGTTAGCTAGGCAAGGGGGGGAAATATATTACTTTAGGAATTAATTCAAGCTTAAATGgatcaaaagagagagaaagggttAGCGGACCACGGGCTTTATTGTTCAAGCAGGTTTGTGTCATTTCTCTCCTGCAGTCCCAGTGGCCGCTGCCCATAGGCAAGAAAAAGCCGAAGGCCAAGAAGATTCCTCTGGGTAAATTCACAAGCTTTCCGTTCCACGGCTGAAGCCATGACAACGCAGAAAGCACACGGAGTAGGgtggcagaagaaaaggaaggttagGGAAGGGCTCTGTATTTGTTACCTCTTAAATGACTAAGTTGAGCTAAAAGTTACTGGGCAAATTGAGAAGCAAAAACACCACATAGGGACAGACTgagatgggagctgcagaaagacctGGTGGACGTTATGCCCAACCATGCAATAAAAGATACAGGATAGACGATGGTGCAGCTTTATCAGCAGGAATCACTTCCAATCGCAGAAGCCACAAGTGAGTTATGTGGATCCTCCTGAACCCCTGCCAAGCAAAACCGTCCGGCCTCCGCTGAACACCGGTGtaattggggaagaaaaaagaaagaaacatttatctGGCAAGTGCTTTCAAAAAGAGAAAGCGGCTGTTGGGACGGCTGCTCAAGGGGCTGGAATGCTGGAGACTGTTCCAGGGGGACAGAGTGCATATGAGGCAGACAgggatttttaataaaatgcagtttaTCGCAGGGTGATTACCACCTTCTATTTATACTGTATGAAATCATGAAAAACATGGCACATATTTCCTTACTCCTGGAAACACAAAATCAGCTGAACAACCATGTGATAAATTGGCCCTTTTCACgcacttttattttgtctttctaaaCCTCTATTTCCAAACATGTGTCACTTAGACaaagcaagcaataaaaaaactactagaaaaatactttctgtgctcctccccaaaaaacaaccccatggTACCTTAGGATTATGAGTCCAAATTCCAGGGCTGTTCCATTTAACATGTAAATCTTAATTGTTCACAAGGAAGCACAGACACTTGAAGTGTGTAACATATGAGAAAGGGAACTTCAGAGTCTCCAGAAAATGCATCATCTATTTCTAACCTTTGCTGCTTACACACAACAGGCGTTAAGACACAACATGCTGAAATGTAAAGAAGAAGGTATTTCAGGTGAGCTTTTATGCCTTAAAGAGCACGCCTTTCCCCACTCCCCCTCAAATGTGGTCTGAACGTGAAAGGCTTAGAGAGAGGAAATACCACATTATTTCCACGGTAAGATTCTGCAGTCGAATTTGGGATAATACAGTAAAAGACTTCATTAGCACTTTTTCAGAATGACTTGTATAACTTGCCTGTACCTTTGCCAGTTATGAGTAATGCAACAATCACTAAGATCACACCAACACCACCTTTGTACCACATTGCTTTCACATGTTGCCTGATGTCTACCGGACTCAGCCTCCTCATAAGTGATCCCCCCGTCCTCAGCCGAGCAACCCACGCCGAGGCAGGACCACGCTGCCCGTGAGACGCCGCACCTTTCACCCGCTCCTCACTTCACGCAAGAAGAATCTTTTTGGTTGCGATGCTCAATGACTGGTCTGAGGAGATTTGCAGTGCGGCTGCTCAGCAACATCTCTCCCCCCTAATCGTTTTTGTATTAACCCGATGGTTaacaaccccaccccacccctccgaCAGtgcaaaactaaataaataaagctaCAAAAATAATTCGTACTGGGTGACTCCCCGGTCCAGCGTCTGCGTGGGGCCGCAGCTCCACAATCATTAAAACCAGGTTTGTACATTTCTGGATCACCCAGGAGTACAAATTTGATCGGGATCAGGCCAAGGCACGTGATCACGCTTCAGCTGAATGAGCCAGAGCGCGCGACACGGAGCCAACGCCAATTTTACGCTGGCCGTACGCCAGCCGCAGGGGTGCAGACGATACCTGATCTGGCTGGAGTTGTGTACAGTGATACCTGATCCGGCATAAAGCCTGCTAGTAAAAAGTTAACCTGTCAAAAACTTCTTGAATTAACTTGAGCAGGCAGAGTGAATGAATACCAGGTCAGCGCTTCACATCGTGCGGGCACCCCATTTTTGAGCCAGTAATAGGAGTTACTTACACTGCTGGGTCTTCTGCGCTGCCAAACCACAGCCTAATGCCGATAGCGATGCTTACACGCACAGGGATCTCATGGCAGGATCAGGGCCTAAGAGTCCTTCAACTCGCATTGCCTCcaacttaaagcaaaaaaaggaatgaGCAGAATGAAATCCAAACGTTTAACCTCTAAGTAGTCAACAGAGTCTGCTGATGTGGAATCTGTAGGTGAAGATGGACCCATGGGCATTTCTGCAGCAGATAAATTTAGACAATGATTAAAATAGAGCCAATTCCTTCAGGTTAGTGAAAGTCTCGGTAGAGCAAACACATCAGTAATTAAGCTGATTTTAGCAGTATTTTAGTAATCCAAATAGTATTAAAAATGCGCCCTGTCGTGCTGAACAAAcgtgaactttatttttttttctttacagcccTTTGGCACAGAAGGGCAGTCCTGGTCttttgaaactgttttaaaaagcCTTACCTGATCTCTGGTAGAACTTAACCCATTTTTAACACTGCAGCTATACTGCCCAGTGTTGAAACATGCACAGTTGCCATTACAGGCGGCTACGGACATCTGGGAAGCATGTATTTCAAACATTCTTTTTTGAAATTGCCAGAAATCACTGGAAATTGCTTGGTTTATGTGAGCATAAACAATTTTCAATTCAACAGTTTTCAGCGCTAGTTCAAGGAGACCGTGAGCTGAAAGCCATTTCCAGAAGTTTTTCCATTTCCCATCACGCAGGCCCTAAAATGGTGCACCCAGAGGTCTAGCAACCTTGACAGTTACCCAGATCTCCGAGCTGTTTACCGCCATGCCCCTATCGCTCCTGCCGGGATGTCTAGACAGGCCGTTCCCACGTTTTGGTCCTCAAGGCCATCACACAGCGCCGAGGCCACGCCGCAGACTCAACAGACGAGGGCAAGGCGCCGGCCCGCTTTCCCTCTGCCATATCAGCATGCGCCCCTGTCCTTCCTCAGTGGGTCACGCAGCCCGGGGCTCCCCAGGGAGCTCCAGGGCTTGTTTCCCAGCCGGCCCGGTGCCTGGCCCTCGGCGAACCCCGCCACTGAGGCGGGCGGCAGGCACCGCGGGCTGATGGGGGGCCTGAAGCGAGGGGGCCGGCTGGACGGGGCTGCCATCCGCCCTTCGGTCCCCCTCCTCACGGGGGGGTAGACGGGGGACGGGACAAGTCACCCCAGAGAGACAACGCAGCGCCTGCCCTCACTGACGGGGCGGGAAGGGGAGGCGGCGACGGCCGCcgaggggggggcgggcagcggggcgcCACCGCGGCGCGGCAACGGTTAACGGCGGGGCGCAGCGAATGGGTCGCGCTGTTGCCAGGGCGACGGCTCGGAGTGTTCCGGATCGTACCATTGCGCAAGAGgcgcggggggggaggagggcggggggaacGCGAGTCggcgtcgccgccgccgccaggcccggcccagcccagcgccgcctcctccctcctcctcttccccccccatcccctccccgcctcGCCGCGCCTCCTCCCCCTCTCGCCCGGCCGGAGCGCGGCGCCGGGGCCCAGCAGCGAGCGGAGCGCGGCGGAGCGGAGcaggcggccggcggcggccgagGCCCGGAGCGGCGGAGTCGGtaccggcggcggggcgggccgggccgggccggcgcgACCCCCAGCCCTCGCTGCCTTCTCGCCACCGCGGGATGCGGGCGGCCCGGGGCCGCGGGCTGTGAGCGGCGGCAGCGCGGAGACAAAGGgaggcggcggggctcggcggccgGCACCAGGGGACGGAgcgcgggggccgccgccgccgtcggggcgcacccgcccgcccgccgggagGCGGCACGATGCGGCAcggggcggcgcggccgcagCAGCGCGGCGGCAGCTGCGGCGCGgcccgcccggcgcggcggtagaggaggcggcggccgcagggcgcggggccgggccgggctgggccggcgGTCGCGCAGCAGCGTCtcccgcgggccgggccgcgccgcccgggCCGGCGATGtgagggaggcggcggcggcgaggaggagcGCGGcacggcgcggagcggagcggaagGCGGGCGGGCCCCGAGCGGAagcgggccgggcccggcggcgagGAGGAGCGCGgcgccggcgggggcggccgggggcgggcgtGCGATGGAAACGCACATCTCGTGCCTGTTCCCCGAGCTGCTGGCCATGATCTTCGGGTACCTGGAGGTGCGGGACAAGGGCCGGGCGGCGCAGGTGTGCACGGCCTGGCGGGACGCCGCCTACCACCGCTCGGTCTGGCGGGGCGTGGAGGCCAAGCTGCACCTGCGCCGCGCCAACCCCTCGCTCTTCCCCAGCCTGGCGGCGCGGGGCATCCGGCGGGTGCAGATCCTGTCGCTGCGGCGCAGCCTGAGCTACGTGATCCAGGGCATGGCGGACATCGAGAGCCTCAACCTCAGCGGCTGCTACAACCTCACCGACAACGGGCTGGGCCACGCCTTCGTGGCAGAGATCAGCTCCCTGCGCTCGCTCAACCTGAGCCTCTGCAAGCAGATCACGGACAGCAGCCTGGGCCGCATCGCCCAGTACCTCAAGggcctggaggtgctggagctggggggctgcagcaACATCACCAACACCGGCCTCCTCCTCATCGCCTGGGGCCTGCAGCGCCTCAAGAGCCTCAACCTGCGCTCCTGCCGGCACCTCTCCGACGTGGGCATTGGGCACCTGGCGGGCATGACACGCAGCGCGGCCGAGGGCTGCCTGGGCCTGGAGCAGCTCACGCTGCAGGACTGCCAGAAGCTCAGCGACCTCTCGCTCAAGCACCTGGCCCGCGGGCTGGGCCGCCTCCGCCAGCTCAACCTCAGCTTCTGCGGGGGCATCTCGGACGCGGGGCTGCTGCACCTGTCGCACATGAGCAGCCTGCGCAGCCTCAACCTGCGCTCCTGCGACAACATCAGCGACACGGGCATCATGCATCTGGCCATGGGCAGCCTGCGGCTGTCCGGCCTCGACGTCTCCTTCTGCGACAAGGTGGGGGACCAGAGCCTAGCCTATATCGCACAGGGCCTGGACGGGCTgcgctccctctccctctgctcctgccacaTTAGCGACGAGGGCATCAACCGCATGGTGCGGCAGATGCACGGGCTCCGCACCCTCAACATCGGCCAGTGCGTCCGCATCACTGACAAGGGCCTGGAGCTCATCGCCGAACACCTCAGCCAGCTCACGGGCATCGATCTCTACGGCTGCACCCGCATTACGAAGCGGGGCTTGGAGCGCATCACCCAGCTGCCCTGCCTCAAGGTGCTCAACCTGGGACTTTGGGAAATGACTGAGAGTGAGAAGGTCAGGTGAGAGGAGGGGGGCACCCCGAGACCTCCATCTCCTCTGGAGGGACtcactgactgactgactgctgcaatggaggagagaaagagagagaggggcacGCACAGAGCCATGCTACCCACGCACCCTGGCACCAGAGGGGGGAGTATAGAGAAAGAGAGTATATCCTCAACCTTTCTGTGCTGCCTACCTACCCTtgctctggaggaggaggaggaggaggaagggggggtgggaagagagagagaaaaagcacctATCCTTTTTCCAGGTCATGCCTCCAGCTGGGGAGACAgagctcccccttcccccacagcatccttccCTGCGGAAAAGGTAGAAGCCCACACTCTTATGCACTGGGGCTAGAGACACCCCTCTTTATCCCCACTCCCTGATTCCATCCCCTCATGCACTAAGGATGGATAAAGACAGACCCTTGTTCTGCCATGTATTCAGAATAgattatttttggtttatatAAAGGAGAGTGGGAATGGAGATGGGAACAAACAGTAACAACAGCAGAAAAGGCTTCCTAGTTACACTTATGTGCCCGGCCACCCAGTCATCCTGCGCTGGGCACAGACACAGCTTTTGGTAAAATGACCATTCCACCTCTGCGCTTGCCCCTCCCCTGTCAACTGGGAATTGTGACAGAAATACTGCTCCCTAggtacattgatttttttatttttttttttaatctgttttcagtCTCCAGTTCTATGTTATTCTCTGCTGTGGGTGGATACAACCTCCCACTATTCCAGTTTTCCACTGCACTGAGACTAGGGATAGCTACAGCCTCTCCTTTTGTCAGTATGTTTCCGTGTCACCCTGCACTACGGTTAATGGAAAAGCCTAGGCACTCCAttctctctccccatctctctacTGGAGATGAAGATACCATTTCCTCCTTCCCCTATCTCTGTGGGGACTGGGCACAGACCCCAGTCTCATAAGCCTTCCCTGCACTGGGGGGACACTGAGAGTTACCGAGACCCATCTTCCCTTTCatcattctctctttttctcccctccttcttcttgtCACCAGGGATAGACATATCCAGCTACATATCCATTCCTCTTTGGTTGGGGGTGAGCGGGTAGAAGGGGTGGCGAGCTCCCCTCTACCCAGGGGACTTGAGGAGGAATCTCCAGCTTCATTTCTGCTTCATTTGAGATACTGTgacctgtttttattttgaaatgcataaaaaaaattactgctacAAAAACAGCCTCTTACTCTCCCATCTATCCCTTGCTTACATCCTGTAACTGATCCCAGTTTTCCTCACTCATTCTCCTCTTCACAGTATTCATTTTCttacatggttttatttttaaagacatttgaaGTTGCTGTTCTTGTGgatttttaagtacattttttttctgctgaatatattctatatatataaatatatatatgatgtCTGGCTACCTCGTTttaatttgttacttttttttttttttctctcctcaaaaGCCCTGGAATTCTTACAGGAAAGAGATTTTGAGACTgaaacatttttgtgcctagactGGAATAACACCccttgggtttgttctttttctcgATGTTCTCCCCCCCCAacctttttctttaacttttgttttgttttttaagattacCCTATTGTGTCCCACCTTCATGTTCTGGTTgtgcctctccctccctccctcctcactgGGGACTGGGGACCCGAACTGTGCTTCTGCATTTTTACTCTTCTAGCACAAATGTGTGACATGTGAGAATCCACGCTGAGGATTGGGCTACTGTTAACAGAAATGTGTAAAAtgcaagttttgtttttttttaaaaaataataattatatatatagatatatgcaaatgctttcccctcccctcccaaatcACCTACAAAAGGTCACCATGCGAGGCTTCCTGTTTGTaggtggagaggagcagagctggcctgcAGGCCCCGAGGCTGCAATGTGAAGGGGAGGAGACTGAAGTTCATCTGTCTTATCTCTTTTCTGTCAATAAAATGGAGCTGGgtcttttagatattttttttttaattattattttaaagaggaagagtaagtttgttttttgtggctttttttttttttaaaggaagatatcttggctttttttttttgctcattgttCAAAATCTCAAATCCTCCACAGTAACAGGCCAGACCACGGAGTTAACGCAAACCCAGAGACCCCCTATGGATTAATTGTACTGTTTGTgaatttgtataaaaaaaataacaaagatcctctttaaaacattttatattcttACAGTAAAAGGTTAaacatatttatataataaaagaggaaatatgaagtatgtttttgaaaaaaaaacaacaaaaagccgtATCTGTGTTGTCTGTGCTTTTTAAAGACAGGTATCTATCTGTCTATGTGTTGGGTTCGGTAAGTATGCCGTGCGGCTCATGCCGGGGGTTTGGGGCTTCTTGCTCTTGTTCCAGCGagtgatggaggaggaggaggaaggaagagagccTGGTGCCTCCTCTGCAGGATGTTGAGTAACATCATGGTGAAGAGTTCATGAGGAAGGGGTTTGGTGTAGGACCACCCTTGGCTGCAAGGGCGCTCTGTGGGGAGAAAGCGGGTGCAGCTGCCCGTTGGTGCGGGATGTCAGCTCGGTTTGAGGTCAGACAAACCAAAAGTGCTGAAGCGCTCGCTAGCAAAAGCGAATCGAGTGTTCGATGGTAGGGGAAGACATTCGggaaggggggcagaagggctgtgtttcataatttttttaaagctccagtTAGATggcaaagggtttttttgtgatttactTAAATTGCAGCCCACCCTGCGTGAAAGGCCCatcaaataaaagcatttccCAGCAGTGACAACCACCAAAAACTGCCCTCACCAGCGCACGAGGACCTGGGGAATCTGAAATGTCTCCGTTTCCAGTCCCCAGGCAAAGAGTAAAGAGGAAGTAAAGTGcgaacatgttaaaaaaaaaaaaaaaaagtttgactaATCTAAGGTGTCCTTTGTCCTACACCATAATCTTTCTCCTCAATGTATGACTTTTAACCCGACGCGGTCCCTTTTCAGCCTTCCACGATGcggtggtttttgtgttttgtttttttttatttttttttttatttttttattattattgtcgCTGGCGATGGAGCTTAAGCGGTGTTTACAGGGCAGCGACAAAgccggtgtgtgtcccccccaccgtgtccgccccccccccccccccaacccggcgGCGCGGCTCCCTCTGCCCCCTTCCTGCCTCCAAGGAGGGGGAATGCGAAATGGTGGAAGGAGCCGGGAGCCATTGTTCAGGAAAGTTAAAAGAAGAGCTGTCCTTGCTTCGCTTGCTCAGTCATGCATACTCAATCCGGCCGGGCCCGGGTCCCTATGGAAAGGAGGAGGGCGATTCTTCCCCTCTTTTTAACATTCCTCTCCAGGCCTGGCTGTATTTAAGCTGCTTTTCCTCCGCGccgaggaggaggcggggggggtgtgggggtgtgtgggtgGGGGTGGGATGGTCTGAAGTTCctgaatatttgcattttaagcaCTTCCAGCGCTGAGCAGGCCACTttgttcccccccttccctccccttccctgcgcTACCCGGCTCCAGCAGCCCTCGCTGGGCTGCTGCTCCAGGTGGGTCGGATGTCCTACCAAATGAGGTCCCCTCCTGGCCGGGGTGCTGAGCTTCTGCCTCCACAGGTATTTTTTGGCTCAGGCTGGACTTCTTTGTTGCCAGCTCGAGGCCCCTCACCCCTTTTTACATCatttcaaaggggaaaatagCACCCAAACCCAgccctcttatgaagaaagactatCTCCTCTGCATCCTAAGGACCTGGACCATCTCAAGGTTTGGACTTTGAGGTGCCTgttgtttccccccccacacTTCTTTCCAAGACTTCCAAGCTTTCTGGTGAGAGTCCAATCACAAAAGCTGCATTGTTCGCTTTAGGGAAAGCCACCACAATTGGATCTAATTGAGCCTGACACTATATCCATCTTCCTTTCCTAGGAGGGAGGTGTGGGGTCTCTCCTTCCTGCGTTAAGAAAAAAGTTTAGAGTAACTTCTTGACCAAAAAAGAGGGCGTATGTATCGACATTATAAACAACGGGAATTCCAGATCAGGTTCCCATTACCGCTGAAAATGTAAGTGTTCCTGGGGTAGGCAGCCATTCCAGCCAGGGATGGGGAATGATACATCTCTCCTAAGAGAGGTATGGTTAGAGGTACGGCCTAGATTTGTTCCTGTTTGATTTGAATGAAAATGGCACCTCCTCATTAAGCCCCCAGTTCACATGGATAATAGTGGGGCATCTAGGTCTAAATATAATGTGTGTGCTCGTAAGTTCTGTAATCAGATCTAgggcaggatttatttttttttttccccttaaaaaaaacccaccccaaacttcctctccaaacttaaaaaaaaaaccaaaaaatctaaAGCCAAAAACATTGCCCACACGGCCTGCCATGCTCTTTAAGGGGAACCCAAGCCTAAGGAAGCTGCCAAAAACAGTTTCCCCAAAGCCCAGCAGTCAGATGCTCTGGGCTGTTTCCGTAGATGGAGCAAGTGCTCCTCATGCCTTCCTCTCGTGCCCCAAGGTGACAGCACCTCCTCGGGCACAGAGGCAGTCCTCCCTGTCCAGcgaggccagggctgggggaacgCATGTGTTTACTAGCAAAGAGAAGggttccttaaaataaataatccattGCCAACGACTGTAGACCAATTACCACATGACTCCTCAGGGTAACAAGGAAACTTAATTTTCACTCTCCAGCCGCTCTTCAATTTTTGAACATGACTCAGTTGGCAACTGGGGtagaaaaccataaaaaaaaaaaaccaccaacaaaacatgaaaaccaaaacaacaacaaccaccactaTTTGTAAGTGAGCTGGAAGTCTCCCGTCTGTGTCTGCGAGCCCTCTGTGCCCCAGCGGTGGCGTTGCTGCCAGCCTTCGCCCCCGTGCCCGGCAAAAGCACTCCCAGCCCACCTAGCCATGCCGGTTGGGGCAGCAAGGACCCCTGCCTACAGCCCCACAAGCCACGGCACGAAGGATGGAGGATGAAACAGGGACCCACTTTATGGACCGGTGGCTCTGGGGAGCAAAAGGGACATGCTTGAGAGGTGGCATCAGGAagcggagcagagcaggagcGACACAAAGCAGGGGATGAAGGGACCGGGTGAGAGAGGAGGTGGCCGCGGACCAAGGAGCATCAAGGTGGGGGGATGCCACCATCTTCCAAGCTGCAGCAGAGTCCTTGTGTGCGTGGGGGTCCCTGGTCTGCTGTGGCAGCTGTTTCCCTGGTCCTGGAGCCGGTGGCTGGCTCCTCACCCCATGagatggggaggaaaaagcagctcCACCTGGGTCCTACTGCCCTTGGACTAGCGTATGGGAGGTCCCTGCATGACAGATTTATACATTTTATACCTTCCCACTCCACACTGCGGGTTCGGCTGAATCAGTTTGTCGTGGTGATTCTGGGGTCCTTTGTTTGCCTGTTAATAAATAACGGGGTCACGGGGCAGCTGTCACACAGAGCGCCTGGGGCCTGTGCTAGGACCAGAGGTGATCTCCGTGCTAGACAGTACGGAGCTCACTACTGAACCTGCCGTTTGGTGGTCAGGGAAGAGTTAAAATGAGAGCTGGGTGGCCACAACACCCAAAGTTTTTGGAACCAAAGCTGGAAGTTAGTATGGGCTGCCATTAACAGCTCAAGGGCAGGTGGCCCTCGCATCTGGCAGACTCACTACGTATGTACGCAGGATGCTTCTAGCAAAGTGgacccttttttgttttctctctttccttcctctacCTTAAATCCCACTCTTTTAGCCATCAGCTCTTTAGTAGCGCCTTTTGGGGACTAAAAAGCTAATGGATAATCTCAACTGGGTGGTGCGGGCTGGACGTGAGGACCCCTCAGGACATCAGCGAGGCCCCGCgccagagctgctggctgggctaCATGACGATCCCCAccgcagccagccagccaggccGGCCCGCTCAATTCCCCAGCCCCAAGCTGCTCGGAAGAAAAGAGCTGGAGAAGGTTCGTCAGGCTCCTGTGCCAGAACTTAAGACTCCAGCCACGTTTGGCAGGGACGCTAGTGCTTCTTCTCCCCCTTCTTTAATTAAATCTACCAA contains these protein-coding regions:
- the FBXL14 gene encoding F-box/LRR-repeat protein 14 gives rise to the protein METHISCLFPELLAMIFGYLEVRDKGRAAQVCTAWRDAAYHRSVWRGVEAKLHLRRANPSLFPSLAARGIRRVQILSLRRSLSYVIQGMADIESLNLSGCYNLTDNGLGHAFVAEISSLRSLNLSLCKQITDSSLGRIAQYLKGLEVLELGGCSNITNTGLLLIAWGLQRLKSLNLRSCRHLSDVGIGHLAGMTRSAAEGCLGLEQLTLQDCQKLSDLSLKHLARGLGRLRQLNLSFCGGISDAGLLHLSHMSSLRSLNLRSCDNISDTGIMHLAMGSLRLSGLDVSFCDKVGDQSLAYIAQGLDGLRSLSLCSCHISDEGINRMVRQMHGLRTLNIGQCVRITDKGLELIAEHLSQLTGIDLYGCTRITKRGLERITQLPCLKVLNLGLWEMTESEKVR